In Chromobacterium rhizoryzae, one genomic interval encodes:
- a CDS encoding non-ribosomal peptide synthetase → MLDDKSICPLSAAQQEVCLAIGQEGRNLHYHLCDVIEFTGDLQAPLLEQAIKTVCRQVETLRAAFETDAVTGQYRQHLRPELHDAYFSWRDLSAEADPEQAYAAMLNGLLADDMDLARQPLIRYLIVKLSDRRHRMIELGSHLVVDGFGHAILFKHITDCYVRLARGEAIEALPAQPLSQVFEAEQAYRQSESYLKDQSYWRQYCLDLPDATQLVPGDAPLRKLNRLRKAFSGAAVDGLRETAGQHRLRLSSLLLAACATYLHRMTGQSELAVGMPVAARQLKALREIPAMVANILPLRISFAPDATVLSVAADIQRQLRRHLLHQGYRSEAMIRDLYAERGHKPLFNTLLNIVAYDQEVSFDGCEATVQNVANGPADHLGIDIFDRNADGRLEIGFNANADLYPLEALELHYQRMILLLEHFVANPETLAADYQLLLPGERERRYPLPARADAQPVFADAFAASALSHAHRPALRQGERELSYAELDERANRLASLLLTRGVRPGDDVAVIVSRSIEWAVAAVALFKLGAGYVPVDPDLPEARIEYILADASPAAVIVAGGGAVKAGIAPEKQLLLDAAALDALPPATLPLPRVDPAAPGYLIYTSGSTGKPKGVEVSHRNLVPIADTAIRAAGLQAGQRVLQFIAAGFDMSVLEIMMTLLAGATLVICDKVASAPGKPLAALVKRENIKLVVMTPSLLAYHQTEDFPQDTVLMLGGEPCTPALLARFSHCRLLNVYGPTETSFATSINADYGDGDLSIGPATANTRLYVVDPRQRLLPPGAWGDLFIGGPGVARGYRNSPELTAKGFVPDLLDPADTMYRAGDRVFFDHAGRIHYQGRQDNQIKLRGLRIELDEIKNALLGCGGVEDAVALLRDLPHGPAIVGYVANQQLDLDSEGLKQALSRQLPHHMIPSVIMVVPVFPLTPNGKLATGELPTPTLLDDGEQAPPRTPEEEIMCRLFATALECGEVYANQNFFALGGHSLLGLQLINRVRETFGVSLGIADFLAAPTPRQLALRLQRPAAFSDPFDAMLPLRVQGGRPPLFCIHPGGGIAWPYAGLLPFLPEDQPLYAIQSPILRDPERVVESLDELAEEYRQRIQAVQPQGPYQLAGWSVGGNLALRLAAMLQADGHEVSFLCMFDSYPLQGGPASLKLDDATIITRMTRAIVGAPRAGIKGLKSAMEEALGGSQVGEEFLTRLVNDSKLMLELLARCRYQRYDGDLIFIRATTDILRPEDQQPSLWQPYVSGKLIEYEVNAPHECLLQRQYLEQFGAQFAAELQRRTPLSPTPQRQAQPA, encoded by the coding sequence ATGCTAGACGATAAATCGATCTGCCCGCTGAGCGCCGCCCAGCAGGAAGTCTGCCTGGCCATCGGCCAGGAAGGCCGTAATCTCCATTATCACCTGTGCGATGTGATCGAATTCACCGGCGACTTGCAGGCCCCGCTGCTGGAACAGGCCATCAAGACCGTGTGCAGACAAGTGGAAACCCTGCGCGCCGCCTTCGAAACGGACGCGGTCACCGGCCAATACCGGCAGCACCTGCGCCCCGAATTGCACGACGCCTATTTCTCCTGGCGCGACCTATCGGCCGAAGCAGACCCCGAGCAGGCCTACGCCGCCATGCTGAACGGCTTGCTGGCCGACGATATGGACCTGGCCCGACAACCGCTGATCCGCTATCTGATCGTCAAACTGAGCGACCGTCGCCACCGCATGATAGAGCTGGGCTCCCATCTGGTGGTGGACGGTTTCGGCCACGCCATCCTGTTCAAGCACATCACCGATTGCTATGTCCGGCTGGCGCGCGGCGAAGCCATCGAAGCGCTACCGGCGCAGCCGCTGAGCCAGGTGTTCGAGGCGGAGCAGGCCTATCGCCAGAGCGAGTCCTATCTCAAGGACCAGTCTTACTGGCGCCAATACTGCCTGGACCTGCCCGACGCCACCCAACTGGTCCCCGGCGACGCGCCCCTGCGCAAGCTGAACCGCCTGCGCAAGGCCTTCTCCGGCGCGGCGGTGGACGGGCTGCGGGAAACCGCCGGCCAACACCGCCTACGTCTGTCCAGCCTGCTGCTGGCGGCCTGCGCCACCTATCTGCACCGCATGACCGGCCAGAGCGAACTGGCGGTGGGCATGCCGGTGGCGGCCCGTCAGCTGAAAGCCCTGCGCGAGATTCCGGCCATGGTGGCCAACATCCTGCCGCTGCGCATCTCCTTCGCGCCGGACGCCACGGTGCTGTCGGTTGCGGCGGACATCCAGCGCCAGCTGCGCCGCCATCTGCTGCATCAGGGCTACCGCTCAGAGGCCATGATCCGCGACCTGTACGCGGAACGCGGTCACAAGCCGCTGTTCAACACCCTGCTCAATATCGTGGCTTATGACCAGGAAGTGAGCTTCGACGGCTGCGAAGCCACGGTGCAGAATGTCGCCAACGGTCCGGCCGATCATCTCGGCATCGACATTTTCGACCGCAACGCCGACGGGCGGCTGGAGATAGGCTTCAACGCCAACGCCGATCTCTACCCGCTAGAGGCGCTAGAACTGCACTATCAGCGGATGATTCTGCTGCTCGAGCATTTCGTCGCCAACCCGGAAACCCTCGCCGCGGATTACCAACTGCTGCTGCCGGGCGAACGAGAACGCCGCTATCCGCTGCCGGCGCGCGCCGACGCGCAACCGGTCTTCGCCGACGCCTTCGCCGCCTCTGCGCTAAGCCACGCCCATCGGCCGGCGCTGCGCCAGGGAGAGCGCGAACTCAGCTACGCCGAGCTGGACGAGCGCGCCAACCGCCTGGCCAGCCTGCTGCTGACGCGCGGCGTGCGCCCCGGGGACGATGTCGCCGTCATCGTGTCGCGCAGCATAGAGTGGGCGGTCGCGGCCGTTGCGCTGTTCAAGCTGGGCGCAGGCTATGTGCCGGTGGACCCCGACCTGCCGGAAGCCCGCATCGAATACATTCTGGCCGACGCCTCGCCGGCCGCGGTCATCGTCGCCGGCGGCGGCGCCGTCAAGGCAGGGATCGCGCCGGAAAAACAGCTGCTCCTGGACGCCGCGGCGTTGGACGCGCTGCCGCCGGCCACCCTACCGCTTCCCCGCGTAGACCCCGCCGCGCCCGGCTATTTGATCTACACCTCCGGCTCCACCGGTAAGCCCAAGGGCGTGGAAGTGAGCCACCGCAACCTGGTGCCCATCGCCGACACCGCCATCCGGGCGGCGGGGCTGCAAGCCGGCCAGCGCGTGCTGCAATTCATCGCCGCCGGCTTCGACATGTCGGTGCTGGAAATCATGATGACGCTGCTGGCCGGCGCCACCCTGGTCATCTGCGACAAAGTCGCCAGCGCGCCCGGCAAACCGCTGGCCGCGCTGGTCAAACGGGAAAACATCAAGCTCGTGGTCATGACGCCCAGCCTGCTGGCCTACCACCAGACCGAGGACTTCCCGCAAGACACCGTCCTGATGCTGGGCGGCGAGCCTTGCACGCCGGCGCTGCTGGCGCGCTTCTCCCACTGCCGCCTGCTCAATGTCTACGGACCGACCGAAACCTCCTTCGCCACCTCGATCAACGCCGACTACGGCGACGGCGACCTGTCCATCGGACCCGCCACCGCCAATACCCGGCTCTATGTGGTGGACCCGCGGCAGCGGCTGCTGCCGCCCGGCGCCTGGGGCGATCTGTTCATCGGCGGCCCCGGCGTTGCCCGCGGTTACCGCAACAGCCCGGAGCTGACGGCCAAAGGCTTCGTTCCCGATCTGCTGGACCCCGCCGACACCATGTATCGGGCCGGCGACCGCGTGTTCTTCGACCACGCCGGCCGCATCCACTATCAGGGCCGCCAGGACAATCAGATCAAGCTGCGCGGGCTGCGCATCGAGCTGGACGAAATCAAGAACGCCCTGCTGGGCTGCGGCGGCGTAGAGGACGCCGTCGCCTTGCTGCGGGACCTGCCCCACGGCCCGGCCATCGTCGGCTATGTGGCCAACCAACAGCTGGACCTGGACAGCGAAGGCCTGAAACAGGCGCTGAGCCGGCAATTGCCGCATCATATGATCCCCAGCGTCATCATGGTGGTGCCCGTCTTCCCGCTGACGCCCAACGGCAAGCTGGCCACCGGCGAGCTGCCGACGCCGACGCTGCTGGACGACGGCGAACAGGCTCCGCCGCGCACGCCTGAAGAGGAAATCATGTGCCGCTTGTTCGCAACGGCGCTGGAATGCGGCGAGGTCTACGCCAATCAGAACTTCTTCGCGCTGGGCGGCCATTCGCTGCTGGGGCTGCAACTGATCAACCGCGTCAGGGAAACCTTCGGCGTCTCGCTGGGCATCGCCGACTTCCTAGCCGCCCCCACGCCGCGCCAGCTGGCCCTGCGCCTGCAACGGCCCGCCGCTTTCAGCGATCCTTTCGACGCCATGTTGCCGCTGCGCGTCCAGGGCGGCCGCCCGCCGCTGTTCTGCATTCACCCGGGCGGCGGCATCGCCTGGCCCTATGCCGGCCTGCTGCCCTTCCTGCCCGAGGACCAGCCGCTGTACGCCATCCAGTCGCCGATACTGCGCGACCCGGAACGCGTCGTCGAATCGCTGGACGAACTGGCGGAGGAGTACCGGCAACGCATCCAGGCGGTGCAGCCGCAGGGACCGTATCAGCTGGCGGGCTGGTCGGTGGGCGGCAATCTGGCGCTGCGCCTGGCCGCCATGCTGCAGGCCGACGGCCACGAAGTCAGCTTCCTGTGCATGTTCGACAGCTATCCGCTGCAGGGCGGGCCGGCCTCGCTGAAACTGGACGACGCCACCATCATCACCCGCATGACCCGGGCCATCGTCGGCGCGCCGCGCGCCGGCATCAAGGGGCTGAAGAGCGCAATGGAAGAAGCGCTGGGCGGCAGCCAGGTCGGCGAGGAGTTTCTGACCCGGCTGGTGAACGACTCCAAGCTGATGCTGGAGCTGCTCGCCCGCTGCCGCTACCAGCGTTACGACGGCGACCTGATCTTCATCCGCGCCACCACCGACATCCTGCGCCCCGAAGACCAGCAACCGTCGCTCTGGCAGCCTTACGTCTCCGGCAAGCTGATTGAGTACGAGGTGAACGCGCCGCATGAATGCCTGCTGCAACGCCAATATCTGGAACAATTCGGCGCGCAATTCGCCGCCGAGCTGCAGCGACGGACGCCGCTCAGCCCCACCCCGCAGCGGCAGGCGCAGCCGGCCTAA
- a CDS encoding translation initiation factor Sui1, whose protein sequence is MKSRKVSGGLVYSTEHGRMCPQCGFAVAQCQCGKQEAPAGDGVVRVRRETKGRNGKAVTVIQGAPLNALELAQLGKQLKNACGSGGTVKDGVIEIQGDHCEQVLGLLKQRGWTVKRAGG, encoded by the coding sequence ATGAAATCGCGCAAAGTTTCCGGCGGCTTGGTGTATTCCACCGAACACGGCCGCATGTGTCCGCAGTGCGGCTTTGCCGTCGCCCAATGCCAATGCGGCAAGCAGGAGGCGCCGGCCGGCGACGGCGTGGTGCGGGTGCGCAGGGAAACCAAGGGCCGCAACGGCAAGGCGGTCACCGTGATTCAGGGCGCGCCGTTGAACGCGCTGGAACTGGCGCAGTTGGGCAAACAGCTGAAAAACGCCTGCGGCAGCGGCGGCACGGTCAAGGACGGCGTCATCGAGATCCAGGGCGATCATTGCGAGCAGGTGCTGGGCTTGCTCAAGCAGCGCGGCTGGACGGTGAAGCGCGCCGGCGGCTAG
- a CDS encoding thioredoxin family protein: protein MDKLYRDPAPERAELDAQPGVTVLEFGAPWCGHCQAAQPLIRQALAAYPDVRHLQIEDGPGRRLGRSYRVKLWPTLIFLRHGQETARLTRPATVEAVNNALRQCLQA, encoded by the coding sequence ATGGACAAGCTTTATCGCGACCCGGCGCCGGAACGCGCCGAACTGGATGCCCAGCCCGGCGTCACCGTGCTGGAATTCGGCGCGCCCTGGTGCGGCCACTGCCAGGCGGCTCAGCCTCTGATTCGACAAGCCTTGGCGGCCTATCCCGACGTCCGTCATTTGCAAATCGAAGACGGGCCGGGCCGCCGCCTGGGACGCAGCTACCGCGTCAAGCTGTGGCCTACGCTGATTTTCCTGCGCCACGGCCAGGAAACCGCTCGCCTGACCCGGCCGGCAACGGTGGAAGCCGTCAACAATGCGCTGCGGCAATGCCTGCAAGCCTGA
- a CDS encoding VOC family protein, with translation MKTLLPYINFHGQCEQALAFYRQCFNGEIVALMRFGDADFPNPDEAKNKILHAEFKAEGVHFMASDGMPGRTPAIGENITLNFMLDSETEQTAIFEALAQGGQINEPLHDAFWGARFGMLVDRFGIRWMSNCQKQG, from the coding sequence ATGAAAACCCTGCTGCCCTACATCAACTTCCACGGCCAGTGCGAACAGGCGCTGGCCTTCTACCGCCAATGCTTCAACGGCGAAATCGTGGCGCTCATGCGCTTCGGCGACGCGGACTTCCCCAACCCGGACGAGGCCAAGAACAAGATTCTGCACGCCGAGTTCAAAGCCGAAGGCGTTCATTTCATGGCCTCCGACGGCATGCCGGGCCGCACGCCCGCCATCGGTGAAAACATCACGCTAAATTTCATGCTGGACAGCGAGACGGAGCAGACCGCGATCTTTGAAGCCCTGGCCCAGGGCGGCCAGATCAACGAGCCGCTGCACGACGCCTTCTGGGGCGCCCGCTTCGGCATGCTGGTGGACCGCTTCGGCATACGCTGGATGAGCAACTGTCAGAAACAAGGCTAG
- a CDS encoding MarR family winged helix-turn-helix transcriptional regulator — translation MPNSSIPAEAVSRLRLQLMALTRRLRQEAQDDELPFAQLSLLASIERADGAATPSALARAEKLRSSNLASLLRELDAGGLILRAGDPEDGRKVRIRLSGAGRQVLDAHRLRKDDWLRAALAELPPQRLELLLAAGELLAELAAAETPAVRRS, via the coding sequence ATGCCTAACTCATCGATCCCGGCGGAGGCCGTGTCCCGGCTGCGCCTGCAACTGATGGCCTTGACGCGCCGCTTGCGCCAGGAGGCCCAAGACGACGAACTGCCGTTTGCCCAGCTTTCGCTGCTGGCCAGCATCGAACGCGCGGACGGCGCCGCAACGCCATCTGCGCTGGCCCGCGCGGAAAAGCTGCGCAGTTCCAACCTGGCCAGCCTGCTGCGCGAACTCGACGCCGGCGGCCTGATTCTGCGCGCCGGCGACCCCGAAGACGGCCGCAAAGTCCGGATTCGCCTGAGCGGCGCCGGCCGCCAGGTCCTTGACGCTCACCGCCTGCGCAAAGACGACTGGCTGCGCGCCGCGCTGGCCGAACTGCCGCCGCAGCGCCTGGAACTGCTGCTCGCCGCCGGCGAGCTGCTGGCGGAACTGGCCGCGGCTGAAACGCCGGCCGTTCGCCGGTCTTGA
- a CDS encoding isochorismatase family cysteine hydrolase: protein MNTAFIGLDYIRDIMMDGGKVARCAEHARQRGVIAAANQAIAEARRRRWLVAQVKVGFAPSYVEQPKASPLFGRAHEFGALDLSGPGTAFHPELDVRPEDAIVIKPRVSAFYATSLEAVLRAHHIERLILSGVSSTWAVQAAARDAHDRDYQVLVLEDGCAAASEEEHQISMRQLATIARIISLDELAAL from the coding sequence ATGAACACCGCTTTTATCGGACTGGACTATATTCGCGACATCATGATGGACGGCGGCAAGGTCGCCCGCTGCGCCGAGCACGCGCGTCAACGCGGCGTCATCGCCGCCGCCAACCAGGCCATCGCCGAGGCGCGCCGCCGCCGCTGGCTGGTGGCGCAGGTGAAAGTGGGCTTCGCGCCCTCCTATGTGGAACAACCCAAGGCCTCGCCGCTGTTCGGCCGCGCTCACGAATTCGGCGCGCTGGATCTGTCCGGCCCCGGCACCGCCTTCCACCCGGAGCTGGACGTAAGGCCGGAAGACGCCATCGTGATCAAGCCGCGCGTCAGCGCCTTCTACGCCACCTCGCTGGAAGCGGTGCTGCGCGCCCATCACATCGAACGCCTGATCCTGTCCGGCGTCAGCAGCACTTGGGCGGTGCAGGCCGCCGCGCGCGACGCTCACGACCGCGATTACCAGGTGCTGGTGCTGGAGGACGGCTGCGCCGCCGCCAGCGAGGAAGAGCATCAGATCTCAATGCGCCAGCTGGCGACGATAGCCCGCATCATCAGCCTGGACGAGCTGGCCGCGCTGTAA
- a CDS encoding bestrophin family protein has translation MIVRSTSSWLRLLFVWHGSVLPRIMPRLLLVFFISIAAAAVRGWWLSEHADSALSIPAFTLMGVSLAIFLGFRNSVSYERFWEARKLWGSLLIVNRSLARQVLSLAPDNADARRLIDGCCAFAYALKAQLRGDDADAHLRRLLPEEILDKALAARFKPALILSWLGQLAARMRGDGVLGDMQWHALDRNLNSLSEVLGGCERIASTPIPFTYRVLLNRTVTVYSLLLPAGLVTSIGWLTPAIAVFIAYTYLALEVIGEELEEPFGKEGNDLPLSALCHGIEASLREMQGEEVAAPAPSQQGIYLY, from the coding sequence ATGATTGTTAGATCCACTTCTTCCTGGCTGCGCCTGTTGTTTGTCTGGCACGGTTCGGTGCTGCCGCGCATCATGCCGCGCCTGCTGCTGGTCTTCTTCATTTCCATCGCCGCCGCCGCCGTGCGCGGCTGGTGGCTGAGCGAACACGCGGACTCCGCGCTCAGCATTCCCGCCTTTACCTTGATGGGGGTGTCGCTGGCCATCTTCCTGGGTTTTCGCAACTCGGTCAGCTACGAGCGCTTTTGGGAGGCGCGCAAGCTGTGGGGCAGCTTGCTGATCGTCAACCGCTCGCTGGCGCGGCAGGTTCTGTCGCTGGCGCCGGACAATGCGGACGCGCGGCGTCTGATAGACGGCTGTTGCGCCTTCGCCTACGCGCTCAAGGCGCAGTTGCGCGGCGACGACGCCGACGCCCATCTGCGCCGTTTGCTGCCGGAGGAGATTCTGGACAAGGCGTTGGCGGCGCGCTTCAAGCCGGCGCTGATCCTGTCCTGGCTAGGGCAATTGGCCGCGCGCATGCGCGGCGACGGCGTGTTGGGCGATATGCAATGGCATGCGCTGGACCGTAATCTGAACTCGCTGTCGGAAGTGCTGGGCGGCTGCGAGCGCATCGCCTCCACGCCCATTCCCTTCACTTACCGGGTGCTGCTCAACCGCACCGTCACGGTGTATAGCCTGCTGCTGCCGGCCGGCCTGGTCACCAGCATAGGCTGGCTGACGCCGGCGATCGCGGTCTTCATCGCCTACACCTATCTGGCGCTGGAAGTGATAGGCGAGGAGCTGGAGGAGCCGTTTGGCAAGGAGGGCAACGACCTGCCGCTGTCCGCGCTCTGCCACGGCATCGAAGCCTCCTTGCGCGAGATGCAGGGCGAGGAAGTGGCGGCTCCGGCGCCGTCGCAGCAGGGTATTTATCTGTATTGA
- a CDS encoding LysR family transcriptional regulator — MNKLEAMQIFVRVAELSSFTQAADSLGLPKASISVAVKQTESWLGARLLHRTTRKVQMTQDGQAFYERCKDVLADMDELQSMFQRGEEALGGRLRVDMPSGVARYQVLPRLDEFLQRHPRLELELSSTDRKVDIVREGFDCVLRVGELGDSSLVARPLGRFRQLNCASPGYLARYGAPAGLEDLARHRLVHYVSTLGARPAGWEWRDGNGSHWLAMAGSVIVNNADAYQAACLAGLGLIQAPESGVRHLLDSGELVEVLPDYRAAPMPVTLLYAHRRNLPRRAQVFMDWLAEALAPHLV; from the coding sequence ATGAACAAGCTGGAAGCGATGCAGATTTTTGTCCGGGTGGCCGAGTTGTCCAGCTTCACGCAGGCGGCGGACAGCTTGGGTCTGCCCAAGGCCAGCATCTCGGTGGCGGTCAAGCAGACCGAATCCTGGCTGGGCGCGCGCCTGCTGCACCGGACCACGCGCAAAGTGCAGATGACCCAGGACGGGCAGGCTTTTTACGAGCGTTGCAAGGACGTGCTGGCGGACATGGACGAGTTGCAAAGCATGTTCCAGCGCGGCGAGGAGGCGCTGGGCGGGCGGCTGAGGGTGGACATGCCCAGCGGCGTGGCGCGCTATCAGGTATTGCCGCGGCTGGACGAATTCCTGCAGCGCCACCCGCGTTTGGAGCTGGAGCTGAGCAGCACCGACCGCAAGGTGGACATCGTGCGAGAAGGTTTCGATTGCGTGCTGCGCGTGGGGGAGCTTGGCGACTCCAGCCTGGTGGCGCGGCCGCTGGGACGTTTTCGGCAGCTCAATTGCGCCAGCCCCGGCTATCTGGCGCGTTACGGCGCGCCGGCCGGCCTGGAGGACCTGGCGCGGCACCGGCTGGTTCACTACGTTTCCACCCTGGGCGCGCGCCCGGCCGGCTGGGAGTGGCGGGACGGCAACGGCAGCCATTGGCTGGCCATGGCCGGCAGCGTCATCGTCAATAACGCCGACGCCTACCAGGCCGCCTGTCTGGCCGGGCTGGGCCTGATTCAGGCGCCGGAGTCCGGCGTGCGCCATTTGCTGGACAGCGGCGAACTGGTGGAAGTGCTGCCGGACTACCGCGCCGCTCCGATGCCGGTCACGCTGTTGTACGCCCACCGCCGCAACCTGCCGCGCCGGGCGCAGGTTTTCATGGATTGGCTGGCGGAGGCGCTGGCGCCGCATCTTGTGTGA
- a CDS encoding SDR family NAD(P)-dependent oxidoreductase, giving the protein MSKKIAVITGGSRGLGKSAALHLARQGVDVVITYQSRAADAEAVVAEIQALGGQAAALALDVGQSAGFAAFAERLRQTLAEQWRRADFDFLVNNAGIGIHAAFADTSEAQFDQLMNIQLKGPFFLTQTLLPLIADGGRILNVSTGLTRFALPGYAAYAAMKGGVEVLTRYLAKELGPRGIAVNVIAPGAIETDFGGGLVRDNEQVNAHIAAQTALGRVGRPDDIGGAIATLLSDGAAWVNGQRVEASGGMFL; this is encoded by the coding sequence ATGAGCAAGAAAATCGCAGTCATCACCGGCGGCAGCCGCGGCCTGGGCAAAAGCGCGGCCCTGCACCTGGCGCGCCAGGGCGTGGACGTGGTCATCACCTACCAAAGCCGCGCCGCCGACGCCGAGGCGGTGGTCGCCGAGATTCAAGCACTGGGCGGCCAGGCCGCCGCGCTGGCGCTGGACGTCGGCCAGAGCGCCGGCTTCGCCGCCTTCGCCGAGCGGCTGCGCCAGACGCTGGCCGAGCAATGGCGACGCGCCGACTTCGATTTTCTGGTCAACAACGCCGGCATCGGCATCCACGCCGCCTTCGCCGACACCAGCGAGGCGCAGTTCGACCAACTGATGAACATCCAGCTCAAAGGCCCGTTCTTCCTGACCCAAACGCTACTGCCGCTGATCGCCGACGGCGGCCGCATTCTCAACGTCTCCACCGGCCTGACCCGCTTCGCCCTGCCCGGCTACGCCGCCTACGCGGCGATGAAGGGCGGCGTGGAGGTGCTGACCCGCTACCTGGCCAAGGAGCTGGGGCCGCGCGGCATCGCGGTCAACGTCATCGCCCCCGGCGCGATTGAAACCGACTTCGGCGGCGGCCTGGTGCGCGACAACGAACAGGTCAACGCCCATATCGCCGCGCAAACCGCTCTGGGCCGCGTCGGCCGCCCCGACGACATCGGCGGCGCCATCGCCACCCTGCTCAGCGACGGCGCCGCCTGGGTCAACGGTCAGCGCGTGGAAGCCTCCGGCGGCATGTTCCTTTAA
- the hflX gene encoding GTPase HflX — MQTEVKEKPRYALVASVQLPDVSDVEFEASLTELSELAKTLGFQVVRTFVQKRNSFDRTAYMGVGKLEEISQFVNRGLRNDELEDAPPVLDAGTVEIDALLVDHEISPSQARNLELAVGCEVMDRTMVILEIFHRNARSRAARAQVEIARLGYMAPRLREAAKLAGPQGRQRSGMGGRGAGESHTELDRRKVRDRIAELQREIVAMELERKTQRARRLERQGQGLGGVSLVGYTNAGKSTLMRALTGSEVLVANKLFATLDTTVRAIYPESVPRVLVSDTVGFIKNLPHGLVASFKSTLEEALDAALLLHVIDASDPGFQRQLEVTDEVLKEIGADEVPRIRVFNKIDHVGDAAEQAAWAAELRQRYPDCVVMSARRPEEVAALRALIVAFFQRDLEEGELLLPWSAQQLRGEIYSHCQVLEERAEEEGSWFRVRGEPDKLRSLREQLNPGSQGRQKEYWEV; from the coding sequence ATGCAAACAGAAGTCAAAGAGAAACCCCGCTACGCCCTGGTGGCCTCGGTCCAGTTGCCCGATGTCAGCGATGTCGAGTTCGAGGCCTCGCTCACCGAACTGAGCGAACTGGCCAAGACCCTGGGCTTCCAAGTGGTGCGGACCTTTGTGCAAAAGCGTAACAGCTTCGACCGCACCGCCTATATGGGCGTGGGCAAGCTGGAGGAAATCAGCCAGTTCGTCAATCGCGGTCTTCGCAACGACGAGCTGGAGGACGCGCCGCCGGTCTTGGACGCCGGTACGGTGGAGATCGACGCCTTGCTGGTGGACCACGAAATCTCGCCGTCGCAGGCGCGCAATCTGGAGCTGGCCGTCGGCTGCGAGGTGATGGACCGCACCATGGTGATTCTGGAGATCTTCCACCGCAACGCCCGCTCGCGCGCGGCGCGCGCCCAGGTGGAAATCGCCCGTCTCGGTTATATGGCGCCGCGCTTGCGCGAGGCGGCCAAGCTGGCCGGGCCGCAAGGCCGGCAGCGCAGTGGCATGGGCGGGCGCGGCGCCGGCGAATCGCATACCGAGCTGGATCGTCGCAAGGTGCGCGACCGTATCGCCGAGCTGCAGCGCGAAATCGTCGCGATGGAGCTGGAGCGCAAGACCCAGCGCGCGCGCCGGCTGGAGCGCCAGGGCCAGGGTCTGGGCGGGGTGTCGCTGGTGGGCTACACCAATGCCGGCAAGTCCACGCTGATGCGCGCCTTGACCGGCAGCGAAGTGCTGGTGGCCAATAAGCTGTTCGCCACCCTGGACACCACGGTGCGCGCCATCTACCCGGAAAGCGTGCCGCGGGTGCTGGTCAGCGATACCGTGGGCTTCATCAAGAACCTGCCTCACGGCCTGGTGGCCTCGTTCAAGTCCACGCTGGAAGAAGCGTTGGACGCGGCCCTGCTGCTGCATGTGATCGACGCCAGCGACCCGGGCTTCCAGCGTCAGCTGGAAGTGACCGACGAGGTCTTGAAGGAAATCGGCGCCGACGAAGTGCCGCGCATCCGGGTGTTCAACAAGATAGATCATGTCGGCGACGCGGCCGAGCAGGCGGCCTGGGCCGCCGAGCTGCGGCAACGCTATCCGGACTGCGTGGTGATGAGCGCGCGCCGCCCCGAGGAAGTGGCGGCGCTGCGCGCGCTGATCGTGGCCTTCTTCCAGCGAGATCTGGAGGAAGGCGAACTGCTGCTGCCGTGGTCCGCCCAGCAACTGCGCGGCGAAATCTACAGCCACTGCCAGGTGCTGGAAGAACGCGCGGAGGAAGAGGGCAGCTGGTTCCGCGTGCGCGGCGAGCCGGACAAGCTGCGCAGCCTGCGCGAGCAGTTGAACCCCGGCTCGCAGGGGCGTCAGAAGGAGTATTGGGAAGTCTGA